A genomic region of Rhodospirillaceae bacterium contains the following coding sequences:
- a CDS encoding phytanoyl-CoA dioxygenase family protein, with the protein MASITSDLILSDKFPEVVDLLSIDEVSEFAASAEQEIKSMKEDYFNDLSDEKFGADYIFHESVIMKALAYRWATADRFDLLAEKAVAALNNSNNVREACRDDFLVHPIFYLRQSKPGYVRDNIKRQALLDGQPHYDRAFGVFAFTFWVALRDASIETGGLAFFKNSNELDKEFKIDWGDRNKYNYDKYVDACSSLDQLLSETLIHPRIDAGSAYLFHSNILHGSTKALKDTRLSFDFRLIHKDDLNTASKEDQYLIMKFNEDINLSHCYGLHFLGDSKGIERHPSRSDVVNNILDRLPVAADIKIPQQLLRWRFEYAWYRQNLA; encoded by the coding sequence ATGGCTTCAATCACTAGCGACCTAATTTTATCGGATAAATTTCCTGAAGTTGTTGATTTACTGTCAATCGACGAAGTTTCAGAATTTGCAGCATCAGCGGAGCAAGAAATAAAGTCGATGAAGGAAGACTACTTCAATGACCTTTCAGACGAAAAATTTGGAGCCGACTATATTTTTCATGAATCTGTGATAATGAAGGCGCTAGCCTACCGATGGGCAACAGCTGACAGATTTGACTTACTTGCTGAGAAGGCAGTCGCAGCACTAAACAACTCTAACAATGTCCGAGAAGCATGCCGGGATGATTTCTTAGTCCACCCAATTTTCTATCTGAGACAAAGCAAACCAGGATACGTTAGAGATAATATTAAGCGCCAAGCCCTATTGGATGGACAACCACATTATGATCGCGCATTTGGTGTGTTTGCATTTACCTTCTGGGTCGCTTTGCGGGACGCCTCAATAGAAACTGGTGGCTTGGCATTCTTTAAAAACTCTAATGAGTTAGACAAAGAATTTAAGATAGATTGGGGTGATAGAAATAAGTACAATTACGATAAATACGTCGATGCATGCTCGTCTTTAGATCAGCTCTTATCGGAAACTTTGATTCACCCGCGCATTGACGCAGGATCCGCCTATCTTTTTCATTCAAATATCCTTCATGGCTCGACGAAGGCTCTGAAAGACACCAGGCTCAGTTTTGATTTTCGCCTAATCCACAAAGATGACTTAAATACAGCAAGCAAAGAAGATCAGTATTTAATCATGAAGTTCAACGAGGATATCAATCTATCACACTGTTATGGCCTACATTTCTTAGGTGATTCCAAGGGAATAGAAAGACATCCGTCTCGGTCAGATGTTGTAAATAACATTCTTGATCGATTACCTGTTGCTGCAGATATAAAAATACCGCAGCAATTGCTAAGGTGGCGTTTTGAGTACGCTTGGTATAGACAAAATTTGGCTTAA
- a CDS encoding methyltransferase domain-containing protein: MKPSLSAGYDIKENIASASDRGAESIKIMMSCAICGGDITVAIDLPNLPLTETYCLEPVKQTPPGIDQQLQICATCGHGQLQVQLSPNLLYDSQYKFRTSASPTARRGTEFFLSVLNALAPERKFNCALDLGCNDLFLLSQLAGAAKNRVGVDPVWRGRESENADKSIEVHGCNFEELPTESLPSKPDLIVCRHTLEHISEPVKVLSRIMEIAAPDALFIFEVPGFDNLIERGRFDQIFHQHLHYFSLSSFTALLKQVGASLIIHRENFHDWGAIAMAFVKGNENADQKLIFTPPSHDVIATRFRQFKQHLSSTKLVMAEIAQSHRLYGYGAAQMLPVLAYHLGTDLKNFEAIIDDDPDKDGLGYWNLPVKIIPSSKVADMKESAVLITAIDNVQPIMTKLLEIRPRHIVYPFNLI, encoded by the coding sequence ATGAAGCCCTCCTTATCCGCAGGCTATGATATCAAAGAAAATATAGCCTCAGCGTCTGATCGCGGGGCAGAAAGTATAAAGATCATGATGTCCTGTGCCATATGCGGTGGAGATATAACTGTTGCTATTGATCTTCCGAACCTTCCTCTCACGGAGACATATTGCTTAGAGCCAGTTAAGCAGACACCACCAGGCATTGATCAACAACTGCAAATCTGCGCGACCTGTGGTCATGGGCAGCTCCAAGTCCAACTATCACCAAACTTACTATACGATTCACAATATAAGTTTCGCACTTCTGCAAGCCCCACCGCAAGGAGAGGTACGGAATTCTTTCTTTCTGTACTTAATGCTCTAGCACCGGAACGCAAATTTAATTGTGCACTAGATTTAGGCTGTAACGATCTCTTTTTACTTTCTCAATTAGCCGGTGCAGCAAAAAATCGCGTAGGCGTGGATCCTGTTTGGCGCGGCAGAGAGTCAGAGAACGCCGATAAATCAATAGAGGTGCATGGCTGTAACTTCGAAGAACTGCCCACAGAATCGCTCCCTAGCAAACCAGATTTGATTGTTTGCAGGCATACACTTGAGCATATTTCTGAGCCCGTAAAAGTACTTTCGCGTATTATGGAAATTGCGGCCCCAGATGCCCTTTTCATTTTTGAAGTTCCTGGTTTTGATAATCTGATTGAGCGTGGACGCTTTGACCAAATTTTCCATCAGCACCTTCACTATTTCTCTCTGTCATCTTTCACAGCTCTGCTTAAGCAAGTTGGCGCAAGCTTGATTATACATCGGGAGAACTTTCACGACTGGGGTGCTATTGCGATGGCGTTTGTAAAAGGAAACGAAAATGCTGACCAAAAGCTTATATTCACCCCCCCCAGTCATGATGTCATAGCAACACGTTTTAGGCAGTTCAAACAGCATTTATCATCTACAAAGCTAGTAATGGCTGAGATCGCTCAAAGTCATCGACTTTATGGTTATGGGGCCGCTCAAATGCTTCCCGTATTAGCGTATCATCTCGGAACAGACTTAAAAAACTTTGAGGCTATTATTGATGATGATCCTGATAAGGATGGTTTAGGGTATTGGAATCTTCCGGTAAAGATCATTCCATCATCAAAGGTAGCCGATATGAAAGAATCGGCAGTACTGATAACAGCCATAGATAATGTTCAGCCTATTATGACTAAACTTCTAGAGATCCGGCCAAGACATATTGTTTATCCATTCAACCTGATCTAA
- a CDS encoding class I SAM-dependent methyltransferase, with protein MTIVAKTHEPQNQSQVDDFEQLGPVTLGPWTSHIWRSDPRHMCFLFSRYKFVAKMLAGKDKVIEVGCGDSVGTPIVLQTTSTVHCVDIEPLVLDEAKARYKKEGNDRVSFALHDVTKSPIPGEFDAAFSMDVIEHIPTTNENTFIDNICSALNPNAVLILGTPNITSDAYASPGSKAGHINLKSADTLRDLIARRFHNVFNFSMNDEVVHTGFSPMAHYLLAVGVGLKD; from the coding sequence ATGACAATTGTAGCCAAGACACATGAACCACAAAATCAATCCCAAGTTGACGATTTTGAGCAACTGGGTCCCGTCACATTAGGGCCATGGACGAGTCATATTTGGCGAAGTGATCCACGTCACATGTGCTTTTTGTTTTCTCGATACAAGTTTGTTGCAAAAATGCTAGCTGGCAAAGACAAAGTTATTGAGGTTGGCTGCGGAGATTCTGTTGGAACACCTATAGTTTTACAGACAACAAGCACTGTTCACTGTGTCGATATTGAGCCGTTAGTGTTGGATGAAGCAAAAGCCCGGTATAAAAAAGAAGGCAATGACCGCGTGAGTTTCGCTCTTCACGACGTCACAAAGTCACCCATTCCAGGTGAATTTGACGCTGCCTTTTCAATGGACGTGATTGAGCATATTCCAACGACAAATGAAAATACATTTATTGACAATATATGTTCAGCTCTCAATCCTAACGCCGTATTAATTTTGGGAACTCCAAACATCACTTCTGATGCTTATGCTTCCCCAGGAAGTAAAGCAGGGCACATAAATCTGAAAAGCGCAGATACGCTTCGTGACTTGATCGCACGGCGATTTCATAACGTATTTAATTTCTCCATGAATGACGAAGTGGTCCATACGGGCTTTTCCCCTATGGCGCACTATTTGCTTGCTGTTGGAGTTGGGTTAAAAGATTAG
- a CDS encoding SDR family oxidoreductase yields the protein MDLMVEGRTALITGAGRGLGRSIAECLAREGVKIAAVSRTKEDIESLVESIGGPSSGHLGLAMDLTPDGAPQELFTRLENHNFAPVDIIVHNMGGTLDITDPFCSVEDWRKIYRFNFEVAVELNGLLVPSMQVRKWGRVVHVSSISAMENHGPVTYCSMKAALTAYTRSFGGVVAPDGVVVSAILPGAVFTEKGYWDQASRERPEHVKKYLTERQRIGRFGKTEEIGNYVAYLCSELASFNTGSIVPIDGGQGRGYFGQ from the coding sequence ATGGATTTGATGGTTGAAGGCCGAACGGCACTTATTACAGGCGCCGGAAGAGGTCTTGGTCGCTCAATAGCTGAGTGCTTGGCACGCGAAGGCGTTAAGATTGCAGCCGTATCGAGAACAAAAGAAGACATCGAAAGCTTGGTTGAGAGTATTGGTGGACCGTCATCCGGTCACCTTGGGTTAGCAATGGACTTAACGCCTGACGGAGCGCCCCAAGAGCTTTTTACTCGGCTTGAAAATCATAATTTCGCTCCTGTTGATATCATCGTCCATAATATGGGCGGGACTCTTGATATTACTGATCCATTCTGTTCCGTGGAGGACTGGCGAAAAATATACAGATTTAACTTTGAAGTTGCCGTCGAACTGAATGGGCTTCTAGTGCCATCTATGCAGGTAAGAAAATGGGGTCGCGTTGTCCACGTTTCTTCAATCTCTGCAATGGAAAATCATGGGCCAGTAACTTACTGCTCAATGAAGGCGGCTTTAACAGCTTACACCAGAAGTTTCGGCGGGGTCGTAGCCCCCGATGGGGTAGTCGTCTCGGCAATTCTACCGGGTGCCGTTTTCACGGAAAAGGGTTACTGGGATCAAGCATCAAGAGAACGCCCAGAACATGTCAAAAAATACCTCACAGAACGGCAGCGTATAGGTCGTTTTGGTAAAACCGAAGAGATCGGAAACTATGTTGCATATCTTTGCTCCGAGCTCGCTTCTTTCAACACAGGCAGTATTGTTCCCATTGATGGTGGACAGGGACGAGGGTACTTCGGTCAATGA
- a CDS encoding transketolase — MTNATTALNLQLRRQIVNMVVRGNNGHIPSAFSILDIVSYLYDNVLSFDASNPDWAERDYFILSKGHGCLALYVNLHKHGFITDEDIAQFCRKDGILGEHPDTNKVPGAEASTGSLGHGICYAVGIALGHRIIGQENRIFVLIGDGESHEGTVWEAAHVARNLQLGQMCVMVDWNQSGMQLLPHDDLPAKWAAFGWNTIVVDGHDNTELKNAFEQVTFQSDGIPTSIIAKTTKGKGVPLIEGHGMWHHRIPNKEEYTTIMDVLS; from the coding sequence ATGACAAATGCGACGACAGCATTAAACCTCCAACTGAGAAGACAGATTGTAAATATGGTCGTGAGAGGAAATAACGGTCATATTCCCAGTGCGTTCTCTATCTTGGATATCGTTTCCTATCTTTACGATAACGTCCTCAGTTTTGATGCGAGCAATCCTGACTGGGCCGAGCGGGATTATTTTATTCTCAGCAAGGGGCATGGTTGCCTTGCACTATATGTAAACTTGCACAAACACGGTTTTATCACGGATGAAGATATCGCCCAATTCTGCCGCAAGGATGGAATACTCGGCGAACATCCGGATACTAATAAAGTCCCAGGCGCAGAAGCGTCAACAGGCTCACTTGGACACGGCATTTGCTATGCGGTCGGTATTGCTCTTGGGCACAGAATTATCGGCCAAGAGAACAGGATTTTCGTTCTAATCGGCGATGGTGAGTCCCATGAAGGAACTGTTTGGGAAGCCGCCCATGTCGCCCGGAATTTACAGCTGGGGCAAATGTGCGTGATGGTCGATTGGAACCAATCTGGTATGCAGTTGCTACCCCATGATGATCTGCCTGCAAAATGGGCTGCCTTTGGATGGAATACGATTGTTGTTGATGGCCATGATAATACTGAATTGAAGAACGCATTTGAGCAAGTTACGTTCCAAAGTGACGGCATTCCGACTTCTATTATTGCCAAAACGACCAAAGGCAAAGGAGTTCCGTTGATAGAAGGCCATGGTATGTGGCACCACCGTATACCGAATAAAGAAGAGTACACGACTATTATGGACGTCTTATCGTGA
- a CDS encoding transketolase C-terminal domain-containing protein, protein MSSKQVRQQFADTMLDVGQSDQKLVVMVGDISHGILQPFAKACPGRYYNAGILEPTMMSMGAGLARTGLFPVIHTIAPFLIERAFEQIKLDFCYHGLHGNIVTVGSAFDYAYLGCTHHCYGDFALLKTLENVQITYPSTPIEFDSLFKQTYDNDMVTVFRVPGNQHSISFKTGDIIFGKGIKISDGKDVTLVATGPQLNSALGAKEILSSKGWDVEIIYIHTVRPLDTDLIIASVEKTRHVIVIEEHMTSGGLGDDVLRAIRNIPSTKYASASIPDKFLRTYGSYEDHCESVGLTADGISNLVLTEFGT, encoded by the coding sequence GTGAGCAGTAAGCAAGTTCGCCAACAATTCGCCGACACGATGTTAGATGTCGGCCAGTCGGACCAAAAACTTGTCGTTATGGTCGGAGATATAAGCCATGGTATTTTACAACCTTTCGCAAAAGCTTGCCCAGGCAGGTACTATAATGCTGGTATCCTAGAACCCACGATGATGAGCATGGGTGCGGGCCTCGCTAGAACAGGTCTCTTTCCCGTTATTCACACAATAGCCCCCTTCCTCATTGAGCGCGCGTTCGAACAGATCAAACTAGACTTCTGTTATCATGGCTTGCATGGCAATATTGTGACGGTTGGGAGTGCTTTCGATTACGCCTATCTTGGATGCACACATCACTGCTACGGCGACTTTGCATTACTGAAGACGTTAGAAAATGTACAGATAACCTATCCGTCAACTCCTATCGAATTCGATAGCTTGTTTAAGCAAACGTACGACAACGATATGGTCACCGTGTTTCGCGTGCCCGGAAATCAACACAGCATTTCCTTTAAAACCGGAGATATTATTTTTGGCAAAGGTATTAAAATCTCTGATGGAAAAGATGTTACACTTGTTGCCACAGGACCTCAGCTAAATAGTGCATTGGGCGCCAAGGAGATACTTTCTAGCAAAGGCTGGGACGTAGAGATCATCTACATCCATACAGTTAGACCGCTAGATACTGATCTGATAATAGCTAGCGTAGAAAAAACACGGCATGTCATTGTAATAGAGGAGCATATGACATCAGGCGGCCTTGGAGATGACGTTTTGCGGGCGATCAGAAATATACCCAGCACTAAGTATGCTTCAGCGTCTATTCCAGATAAGTTCTTACGAACATACGGATCTTACGAAGACCACTGCGAATCTGTTGGGTTGACTGCAGACGGAATATCAAATCTCGTCCTTACCGAATTCGGCACTTAG
- a CDS encoding PfkB family carbohydrate kinase gives MTKKTVFVSGNFYSLHPGHVRLLRFAAECGDTLIVGVYNNRPSTDVPSPQERADALNELGIVDRVAILENGLLPFIEDLKPAVIVKGKEFENTDNIEQQVIEKYGGALIFSAGEATYSGSDLLSKESDQKSNTRLFNPTDYISRHNLSASTMLERVKSFSSLKVLVVGDLIVDEYVTCEALGMSREDPALVVTPQHTDRFIGGAGIVASHAAMLGASVRFLSVVGRDEIAQDAAKKLSDFNVNATLIEDQSRPTTLKQRYRAQGKTMLRVSHLRQHEITKELQHSLAERAEADCKNADLVLFSDFSYGCLPQDLVNSITASAIKNGAIIAADSQSSSQIGDVSRFKKAQLLSPTEFEARLALRDQTSGLAQIATQLIATSSCNSAFIKLGESGVFVVTSPSSENEQTSDRIPALNKNPRDVSGAGDSMLTVGSMALASGASTWEAAYLGSVAAGIQTSRTGNIPISAEELLDALQ, from the coding sequence ATGACAAAAAAAACAGTCTTCGTCTCAGGTAATTTTTACTCTTTGCATCCCGGCCATGTGAGACTATTGCGATTCGCGGCCGAATGCGGAGATACGCTTATTGTCGGCGTATACAATAATCGTCCTTCTACGGATGTCCCTTCCCCGCAGGAGAGAGCAGACGCTCTTAATGAACTTGGAATCGTTGACCGGGTGGCGATCCTTGAAAATGGACTCCTTCCTTTTATCGAAGACCTCAAACCAGCGGTAATCGTCAAAGGAAAGGAATTTGAGAACACCGATAATATCGAACAACAAGTGATAGAGAAATACGGTGGGGCGCTTATTTTTAGCGCAGGCGAAGCTACATATTCCGGCAGTGACCTCCTCTCAAAAGAGAGTGATCAAAAGTCTAACACACGCCTATTCAACCCCACAGACTATATCAGTCGTCATAACTTGTCGGCGAGCACAATGCTTGAGCGAGTAAAATCCTTTTCAAGCTTAAAAGTCTTGGTCGTTGGAGACCTCATCGTAGATGAATATGTTACCTGTGAAGCGTTGGGTATGTCGCGTGAGGACCCCGCGCTTGTCGTGACTCCGCAGCACACGGATCGCTTTATTGGCGGGGCAGGTATTGTCGCCAGTCACGCCGCTATGCTTGGTGCATCAGTCAGGTTTCTTTCAGTCGTTGGCAGAGATGAAATTGCACAAGATGCTGCGAAGAAATTATCTGATTTCAATGTAAACGCTACATTGATCGAAGATCAAAGCAGGCCGACTACGCTCAAACAGCGCTACCGGGCACAGGGCAAAACTATGCTGAGAGTCAGCCATCTCAGACAACATGAAATTACAAAAGAATTACAACACAGCTTAGCTGAAAGGGCTGAAGCGGATTGCAAAAATGCTGACTTAGTTTTGTTTTCTGATTTCAGCTACGGGTGCCTACCGCAAGACTTGGTTAACAGCATCACCGCTTCAGCCATAAAAAACGGGGCGATAATAGCGGCAGATAGTCAGTCATCCTCTCAAATCGGTGACGTTTCGCGATTCAAGAAGGCTCAGTTATTATCCCCGACTGAATTTGAAGCTCGGCTGGCACTACGAGATCAAACAAGTGGTTTGGCACAAATTGCAACCCAGTTGATCGCAACGTCATCTTGCAACTCAGCCTTCATAAAGTTGGGAGAGTCAGGCGTATTCGTTGTAACGAGCCCTTCCTCAGAGAATGAGCAAACGTCCGATCGTATTCCAGCCCTTAACAAAAACCCGAGAGACGTATCGGGTGCTGGAGACTCAATGTTGACGGTTGGCTCAATGGCTTTGGCATCTGGTGCGTCCACCTGGGAGGCCGCATACCTGGGATCTGTCGCCGCTGGCATACAAACGTCCCGTACGGGCAATATTCCAATAAGTGCGGAAGAGCTATTAGACGCTCTACAATGA
- a CDS encoding nucleotidyltransferase family protein — protein sequence MTLNSPNRALLLAGGYGTRLRPLTDTLPKCLIEVRGKPLLQHWLEKTLGSGIEKVIVNTHYLPDLVIEFCRNSPWSNRIELVHENEILGTAGTLRANAGLLRGHGTFFVAHADNLSVFDMNKFIETHNARYRECLGTIMTFQTESPRECGILALDDLGRVIEVHEKVENPPGNIANAAVFLLEEEVLDWVQDHPEASDFCRDVVPPLASRWFTFFNDEFHRDIGNPEALKRAENDPYWTIK from the coding sequence ATGACGCTCAATTCCCCTAATCGAGCATTGTTATTAGCAGGTGGCTATGGCACCCGTCTCCGCCCACTGACTGATACTTTACCGAAGTGCTTGATCGAAGTACGCGGCAAGCCGCTTCTGCAACACTGGCTAGAGAAGACACTTGGCTCTGGCATCGAGAAGGTAATTGTAAACACACATTATCTCCCCGATCTCGTAATAGAATTCTGCAGGAACAGTCCTTGGTCAAACAGAATTGAGCTTGTCCACGAAAATGAAATTCTTGGTACGGCTGGTACGCTGAGAGCCAATGCCGGACTTCTAAGAGGGCACGGTACGTTTTTTGTGGCTCATGCAGACAATCTTTCCGTCTTTGACATGAACAAATTTATCGAGACACACAACGCCCGCTATCGGGAATGCCTTGGTACCATTATGACTTTTCAGACAGAATCGCCCAGAGAGTGCGGTATCTTGGCGCTTGACGATCTGGGGCGTGTAATCGAAGTTCATGAGAAAGTTGAGAACCCTCCTGGAAACATAGCAAATGCTGCCGTTTTTTTGCTGGAAGAAGAGGTTCTCGATTGGGTACAAGATCATCCAGAAGCTTCTGATTTCTGTAGAGATGTGGTACCTCCCCTGGCGAGCAGGTGGTTCACATTTTTTAACGATGAATTCCACCGAGATATTGGCAATCCAGAAGCCCTGAAAAGGGCCGAAAATGACCCCTATTGGACGATAAAATGA
- a CDS encoding SDR family oxidoreductase → MNILVTGACGFKGNVLVPKLLDAGHSVTGLDIMWFGNDLKPHPNLEVIEFDVRESEKLDLSSFDSIIHLSSVANDPCGDLDPKLTWEISCLATMRLADKAVRQGVRQFIYASSGSVYGLKDEEKVTEDLELVPLSEYNKTKMVAERVLLSYSEDMAIQIVRPATVCGLSNRMRLDVAVNMLTMQALTKGAITVLGGDQTRPNIHIDDITDLYIYLLDRPDIQGVYNAGFENLSILEIAEMIAARIQTRIDIQPSNDPRSYRVNSDKLLATGFKPKKTVSDAINEIADAFDSGKLKDEDRFYCLKWMSKKLVA, encoded by the coding sequence ATGAATATTCTTGTTACCGGAGCATGCGGTTTTAAAGGCAACGTTTTGGTTCCCAAACTCTTGGACGCGGGTCACTCCGTCACGGGCTTAGATATTATGTGGTTTGGTAATGACCTAAAGCCGCATCCCAATCTGGAAGTGATCGAATTCGATGTTCGCGAGTCAGAGAAACTTGATCTTTCATCTTTTGATTCAATAATTCACCTCTCATCCGTGGCCAACGATCCATGCGGCGACCTCGATCCTAAGTTAACTTGGGAAATTTCCTGCCTCGCAACGATGAGGCTCGCAGACAAAGCTGTCAGGCAAGGTGTAAGGCAATTCATTTACGCCTCTTCTGGCAGTGTATACGGACTTAAAGACGAAGAAAAAGTCACTGAGGATTTAGAACTCGTACCTCTGTCTGAGTACAACAAAACAAAGATGGTCGCAGAACGCGTATTGCTAAGCTACTCCGAAGATATGGCGATACAAATTGTTCGGCCAGCAACAGTCTGTGGCCTCTCAAATCGCATGCGCCTAGACGTCGCTGTAAATATGCTAACGATGCAAGCTCTCACAAAAGGAGCAATTACAGTGCTGGGCGGGGATCAAACACGCCCTAATATTCATATCGACGATATAACAGACCTGTACATTTATTTACTTGATAGGCCTGACATTCAAGGTGTCTATAACGCGGGATTTGAAAATTTATCCATTCTAGAGATTGCTGAAATGATCGCGGCAAGAATCCAGACCCGCATTGACATTCAACCCTCCAATGATCCTCGCTCCTATCGCGTTAATTCAGATAAACTATTAGCGACAGGCTTCAAGCCGAAAAAAACAGTCAGCGACGCGATCAATGAGATCGCAGACGCTTTTGACTCTGGAAAGCTTAAAGATGAAGATCGGTTTTATTGTCTAAAATGGATGAGCAAAAAATTGGTGGCCTGA
- a CDS encoding zinc-binding dehydrogenase yields MLGSSRSNFKAAVLTELKSDLVIEDIELPGTLEVGQVLVKLRYSGICGSQIGEIDGVKGPDRWLPHLLGHEGAGYVEQIGPGVTTVAAGDAVVLHWRPSLGIQATPAKYSANGKKVNAGWVTTFNELAIVSENRLTVIPNTIDMKIAALYGCAVTTGFGVIDNKSGIKLGQSVVVFGAGGIGLNIVQGAALAGAKKIIAVDRYSNRLDLAKKCGATHTIDGSKQDPWQQIEAALSADQLDIFIDNTGNTEVVGRGYNIIGPHGRVVLVGVPKAGDQALLYTLPLHFGKSITGSHGGEAIPHEDIPRYMGLTESKGIDLNDIITEVAPLIEINDLIRMMRSGESAGRCLVDFDL; encoded by the coding sequence ATGTTAGGTTCCTCTCGCTCAAACTTCAAAGCCGCTGTTCTGACAGAACTCAAATCTGATTTAGTCATTGAAGACATTGAACTACCGGGCACACTTGAAGTAGGCCAAGTTCTCGTAAAACTAAGGTACAGCGGCATCTGTGGTTCTCAAATTGGTGAAATAGATGGAGTAAAAGGCCCTGACCGCTGGCTACCTCACTTGCTAGGCCACGAGGGCGCTGGGTATGTAGAACAAATTGGACCAGGAGTAACAACGGTCGCTGCGGGAGACGCCGTCGTTCTTCACTGGAGGCCCTCACTTGGCATTCAGGCCACTCCCGCAAAATATTCAGCTAACGGCAAAAAAGTTAACGCTGGTTGGGTGACAACTTTTAATGAACTGGCCATAGTTTCAGAAAATAGACTGACAGTTATTCCAAACACGATCGATATGAAAATTGCAGCGCTGTATGGCTGTGCGGTAACGACCGGATTTGGTGTCATTGACAATAAGTCAGGTATTAAATTGGGGCAGTCCGTGGTTGTCTTTGGCGCCGGCGGGATAGGGCTGAATATCGTGCAGGGTGCTGCTCTCGCAGGAGCCAAAAAAATCATTGCGGTGGACCGCTACAGCAACAGATTGGATCTTGCAAAAAAATGCGGCGCGACTCATACGATTGACGGATCTAAACAGGACCCTTGGCAGCAAATAGAAGCAGCCCTGTCTGCAGACCAACTAGATATATTTATTGATAACACGGGAAACACTGAGGTGGTTGGTCGAGGTTACAATATCATTGGGCCTCATGGGCGTGTTGTACTGGTCGGAGTCCCAAAAGCAGGCGACCAAGCGTTACTGTACACACTCCCCCTCCATTTCGGGAAATCAATCACAGGCTCCCATGGCGGAGAAGCCATCCCCCATGAGGACATACCGCGCTATATGGGCCTCACAGAATCAAAAGGTATTGATTTGAATGATATCATTACCGAGGTTGCGCCTCTTATAGAAATTAATGATTTAATACGCATGATGAGGTCAGGTGAGTCAGCCGGTCGGTGTCTCGTTGATTTTGACTTGTAG
- a CDS encoding GDP-mannose 4,6-dehydratase: MTKALVLGSNSFSGATFVSHLLEQGLCVFGASRSPEPHDAFLPYKWNKKSGDFQFHQLDLNNDLNAFEALIRQEKITHIINFAAQGMVAESWRQPEQWFMTNAVSTIKFHDCIRKLDFLERYLHVTTPEVYGSTENFIDETTPFNPSTPYAVSRAAADMSLKSFYDAYEFPVLSTRAANVFGPGQQLYRIIPRTILFCKLGKKLQLHGGGTSERSFIHMNDVARATFKILMNGSLGETYHISTDGIISIRALVEMICERMGINFNDAVEVADERLGKDASYQLNSTKLRTELNWTDEILLEDGISETIAWVEQWLDDLTHQPHDYIHKA, translated from the coding sequence ATGACCAAAGCTCTCGTGCTGGGAAGCAATTCATTTTCAGGCGCCACATTTGTTTCCCATCTATTGGAGCAAGGGCTATGCGTATTCGGTGCAAGTCGGTCACCTGAACCACACGATGCATTTCTGCCCTATAAGTGGAATAAGAAATCTGGTGATTTTCAATTTCATCAGCTCGACCTAAACAACGACCTCAATGCCTTTGAAGCCCTTATACGCCAAGAAAAAATCACTCACATAATCAACTTTGCGGCTCAGGGCATGGTTGCAGAAAGTTGGCGGCAACCTGAGCAATGGTTCATGACCAATGCTGTCTCGACAATCAAATTCCACGATTGCATCAGAAAACTCGACTTTCTGGAGCGTTACCTTCATGTCACCACTCCGGAAGTTTACGGAAGCACAGAAAACTTCATTGACGAAACAACACCGTTTAATCCAAGCACACCTTATGCAGTATCACGTGCGGCAGCTGATATGAGCCTCAAATCATTCTATGATGCTTATGAGTTTCCGGTCTTATCAACCCGAGCCGCAAATGTATTTGGACCTGGCCAACAACTTTACAGAATTATTCCCCGAACCATACTCTTCTGTAAACTAGGAAAAAAACTTCAGTTGCATGGCGGCGGAACATCCGAGCGTTCCTTTATTCATATGAATGATGTGGCAAGAGCAACATTCAAAATTTTGATGAATGGGTCTCTCGGCGAAACCTATCATATCTCCACAGACGGTATCATTAGTATCCGAGCGCTCGTTGAGATGATCTGTGAGAGAATGGGCATCAATTTTAATGACGCTGTCGAAGTCGCAGATGAACGGCTCGGTAAAGATGCGTCATATCAATTAAACAGTACAAAGCTTCGCACAGAACTCAATTGGACAGATGAAATTTTGCTTGAGGACGGAATCTCTGAGACAATTGCGTGGGTAGAGCAATGGCTTGACGACCTCACTCATCAACCGCATGACTACATACATAAAGCTTAG